The Sandaracinaceae bacterium genome segment CGAGCCCGAAGGATCTCGGAGCGCGACGGCCCGGTTCTCGGTTCGGGGCGACGAGGAAATGCTTCAGCATTTTCGAGGAGACACGGGCCGAGAGACGGGTCGTCCCGCCCGAGAGACGAGGAGCGAGGTTCTTCAACGGACAGTTAACCCCTCGACTCGGGGACGTCGGGCGCGGATCATGCGGGCCGTGAGCGAGGCGGCCGACGACGACCAGAAGCTGACCAGCTACCACTGGAAGCTCTTCCTCTTCCTCGGCGTCGCGACGTTCTTCGAGGGCTACGACCACATCGCCCTGTCGCAGATCCTCCCGGAGTTCCGGGCGGACATGGGCATCGACGAGGCGACGGGTGGGCTCGTCGTCGCGCTGATCAACGTCGGGACGGTCCTCGCCTACCTGCTCGTCCGCCAGGCCGACAAGTGGGGGCGGCGCCGGGTCCTGACGATCACGATCGCGGGTTACACGGTCTTCACCTTCCTGACCGGCCTCGCGCCCGGCGTGTGGTGGTTCGCGCTCGCGCAGTTCCTGGCGCGCATCTTCCTGATCGCGGAGTGGGCGATCAGCATGGTCTACGCGGCCGAGGACTTCCCCGCGAAGCACCGCGGCTTGATGATCGGGCTCATCCAGGGCTTCTCGTCGCTCGGCAGCATCGCCTGCGCCGGCCTCGTCCCGATCCTCATCGAGACGCCCTTCGGCTGGCGCATGGTCTACTTCGTGGGCGCGATCCCGCTGGTCTTGCTCGCCGTCGCGCGCCGCAGCCTCAAGGAGAGCCGGCGCTTCACGGAGATGACGGCGGAGGAGCGCGCGGCGCCCAAGCCCATGATGCGGATCTGGAAGACGCCCTACCGCAAGCGCATGCTGCAGCTCGCGCTCATCTGGGCGCTGACCTACGTCTGCACCGCGACGGCGATCATGTACTGGAAGGAGTACGCCTCCGCGCCCGCGCCCGCGTACGGGCCGCACATGGACGCGGCGGACGTCGGCGGCGTGATCACGCTCGCGGCGGTGGCCGCGATGCCGCTCGTCTTCGCGGCCGGCAAGCTGCTCGACTGGATCGGGCGGCGCTGGGGCGCGGCGGTGATCTTCCTGGCCACCAGCGCGTCGTGCGTCGCGGCCTACACGATCGCGGAGCCGGGCGTGTGGCTCACCCTCGCGGTGGTCGGCGCGATCTTCGGCGTGAGCGCGGTGCTCCCGGTGCTCAACGCCTACAACACCGAGCTGTTCCCGACGCACCTCCGCGGGGACGCGTTCGCGTGGTCCAACAACATCCTCGGCCGCATCGGCTACGTGCTCGCGCCGTGGGCGGTCGGGAGCGCGGCCAAGGCGTTCGGCTACGGGCCGGCGGTGGCGGTGACCGCCATCGGACCCATCCTCGCCCTGATCCTCATCGTGTGGCTCTTGCCCGAGACCAAGGGCAAGGAGCTCGAAGAGACCTCGCGCGCCTGAGCGGCGCGATTAAGGACACGCCATGACAGACAGCCTGCGCACCGTCTCGCCCGTCGATGGTTCGATCTACGTCGAGCGCCCCCTCGCCTCCGCCGGAGAGCTGAGCGCGGCGCTGACCCGCGCCCAGGAGGGGCAGCGCGCCTGGCGCGACACGCCCCGGGAGAAGCGGGCCGAGATCCTGAACGCCTTCGTCGACAACGTCGTCGCGGACAAGGATCGCCTCGCGGAGGAGCTCACCTGGCAGATGGGGCGACCCATCTCGCAGACGCCGGGCGAGATCGCCGGGTTCGAGGACCGCGCCCGCGCCATGATCCGCCTGGGGCTCGAGGAGCTGGCCGACGTGCAGGTGCCGGAGAAGGAGGGCTTCACGCGCTTCATCCGTCGTGAGCCGCTCGGCGTCGTGCTGGTCCTCGCGCCCTGGAACTACCCGTGGCTGACCGCGGTCAACGCCGTCGCGCCCGCGCTCATGGCCGGCAACTCGGTGCTGCTGAAGCACAGCGACCAGACCCCGCTCGTCGCCGAGCGAATGGTCGAGCACGCACGCAGCGCGGGGATCGCGCCCGGTGTCTTCGACTTCCTCCACATGAGCCACGAGCGCGTGGCCGAGGCGGTGTCGGACCCGCGCGTGGACTTCGTCGCCTTCACCGGGAGCGTGCCCGGCGGCCACGCGGTGCAGCGCGCGGCCAGCGACCGCTTCGTCGGCGTGGGGCTCGAGTTGGGCGGCAAGGACCCGGGCTATGTGCGGGCGGACGCGGATCCGGCCTCGGCCGCGGAGGGCCTCATCGACGGCGCCTTCTTCAACAGCGGGCAGAGCTGCTGCGGCATCGAGCGCATCTACGTGCACGAGGCCGTGTACGACGCGTTCGTGGAGAAGGCCGTCTCGCTGGTCGAGGGTTACCGCCTCGGCGATCCGACGCAGAAGGACACCAACCTCGGCCCGGTCGTGCGCCAGAACAGCGCGGAGGGGATCCGAGCGCAGATCGAGGCCGCGATCGCGGCCGGTGCGCGCCCCCTCATCGACGGCTCGAGGTTCCCCGTGGCGGGCGAGAAGGGCGACCCCTACCTCGCGCCGCAGCTCCTCGTCGACGTCACGCACGAGATGGAGATCATGCGCGAGGAGACCTTCGGGCCCGTCGTGGGCGTGATGAAGGTGAAGGACGACGAGGAGGCGGTGCGGCTGATGAACGACAGCCGCTACGGCCTGACGGCCGCGATCTACACGAAGGACGAGGGCGCGGCGGCGGCGCTCGGAGACCGCCTCGAGACGGGGACCGTGTTCATGAACCGCTGCGACTACCTCGACCCGCAGCTGGCGTGGGTCGGCGTGAAGGACTCGGGCCGGGGCTGCACGCTCTCGCGCCTCGGCTACGCGTACCTGACCCGGCCGAAGTCGTTCCACCTCCGTCACGGGTGAGCAGTCTCACTTGGATCGTGAAGCGCTGGCTCCTCCAGGGACCACCAGATCGTGAACGCGTGGTCACGCCAGTCGCCAGACCGAGCCGTACTCCCCCCGGCCTCGGGCTGGTCCGAAACCTGCTGAGCGGCGGCCTCTGATGGGAGAGGGAATGCGTACGCTTACGGTTCTGGGTCTGGTGGTCTTGGGGACGCTCGCGGTCGGCTGCGGGCGCGGGGTGCCGCTGCGCACGATGACGGCGGGCGCCATCTCCGGGAGCTACGCGCCGAACGACGTCCGCGCCGCGCTCTTCCGTGCGCTCGAGGCCGACAGGTTCGTCATCGAGAACGAGCAGCAGGGTCCGCAGCAGGGACAGATCGTCGCGCGCTACACACGCCGCCGCATCACGCTCCGCGTGGCCATCGCCTACGACACCACCGGCTACCGCATCCAGTACCTCGACAGCGCGGGGCTCCGGCACTCCCAGGACCGGAACGGCACGGCGTGGATCCATCCCCGCTACGACCGCATGGTCACGCACCTGCAGCGTCAGATCGACGATGAGCTGCAGCGCCCGCTCCGCGAGGCCCGCGAGCACCAGCTCCGCCTGGCCGCCGCGCAGCCGGACACCGTGGTGGTGGCGCCGGTCGTGGCGCCGGGGGTGATCGTGCAGCAGCCGCAATACGCGCAGCCGCAGTACGCGCAGCCGCAGTACGTTCAGCCGCAGTACGTTCAGCCGCAGGCCGGCGTGCAGGCGCAGGCTGGTGTGCAGGCGCAGGTCTCCGTGGGTGTCGCCGCCGGGCCCGAGGCCGGCATGCCTCAGGCTGCCATGCCGAGCTGCGAGGCCGCGCTGGCGGATATCGGTCACCCCGCCTCGACGGAGATCTTCTGCCAGGGCGCCGAGCCCACCTGCGCGCAGGAGCTCCTCTACCAGGGGCACGAGCCGAGCCAGCTCATCTTCTGTCGCGGGGCGGAGCCGAGCTGCTCGGTGTCGCTCCTGCGCGGCGGCGGCCTCCCGGTCGAGCTCGGCCAGTGTCGCTGAGAGAGGCAGTGCCGCTGAGGCGCTCGCGGGAATCTCGCACGCCTCCCGCGCGTATCGCGGCGTGATGAGCGATGTCTTCGTGGTGATCGCGTGCCTGGCCGTCGGCGCCGCCGTGGCGTGGTGGTGGTTCGGCCGCGGCTCCAAGAAGAAGAAGGCCAGCGTGCCCACCCTGCGGCGCAAGCTGCGGAAGCTGGTGCACGATCCACACGTCGCCCACCGCCTGGTGGAGGCCGAGCGTGAGCGCCACCCCGAGCTCGCCGAGGCGGCGCTGCTGCGCAAGGTGATCCGTCGTCTCGAGCGAGACCGACGCGGTTAGTGCGAGATCCATCCCGGTAGAAGTGGACCTGGCTTGTCCCGACGCTCCAGGGCGGCGTTGCTCCTCCTCGCCGATGCGGTGCATCGACTCGTCGTCGCGCCTTGCCCTGAAACGCCGGTCCGGCGCCATCTCCCCTTCCACCGGTCGGACCTCTGCATTAGAACCGCGCGACGACGCAGGTGACGTTGTCGGTGCCGCCGTCCTCGAGGGCGTCGTCCACCAGCGTCCGGGCCGCGGACTCGGCCGTCTCGCCTCCCGCGACCGCGCCCAGGATCTCGCGGATGCGGTCGTCGCTGACGTGCTTGTTGAGCCCATCGGAGCAGAGCAGGAAGACGTCGCCCGGGAAGAGCAGGGCGTGATGGAGCTCCACGCGCAGCTCCTCGCTGTCGCCGCCGAGGGCGTTGACGAGGATGTTGGAGAACTCGCTGTCCTCGGCCTCCTCGGAGCTCATCACCTTCGACTCGACCAGCTGCTGCGCGAGCGTGTGGTCGTGCGTGATCTGGTAGAGGCGGCTCTCCCGCATGGCGTACATGCGGCTGTCGCCCACGTGCACCACGAAGAGGTTGGGCCACGTCACGTACGCCATGGTGAGCGTGGTGCCCATGCCCTTGCGTCCGCTGCTGCTCGCCGCCTCGCGCATGTCCTGCTGGACCTTCTTCACCGCGTCGCGGAAGCCGCTCGCGAGCACCCGGCTGTCGTCGCGGCTGCGCGGCAGCGACCAGGGCATGAGCGTGAACGCGTAGCGCGCGAGGGCGTCGGTGGTCATCGCGCTCGCGACCTCACCGCCGGCGTGCCCGCCCATGCCGTCGGCCACGATCAGGATCCAGCCCTGAGGCGGGCCCTTGACCTTGGTGCCGTCGTCGACGGGGCGGCTCGACTGGTACAGCCGCATGTAGCGCTCGAGCTGCGCGACCAGGAAGCTGTCCTCGTTGTGGTCGCGGACCTTGCCGACATCCGTCAGCCCGTACACGTCCGGGTGTATGGCGGGGGCGCCGAGGCCCTCCACTGGCCGCGCTGGCGGTGATCCCAAGGTCTCGATCTGCTGCGTGGCGTCGTCCCGGAATCGGCTGCCCATCCCGACCTCCCGTGTCTCGTCCATCATACCAAGGCGAGCGCGTATTTTCCCAGCCGGGCCATGCCCGACATGGCCGCTGCCGCTTCCGGCGGATCCGGGTACAGTCCCCGGCATGTCTCGAGCTTCGATCCTCTTCTCTTGCCTCATCGCCCTCTCGGCCTGTGACGGCGGCGGTGACGCCGACGCCGCGGTGCCCTCGGACTCCGGTCCGCGCCCCGACGTGGGACCCCTGCCCGACGGCGCCCCGCGGCCCGACTCCGGCCCGGGGACACCCGACTCCGGGCTCCCGCCCGACACCTGCGACGATCTGACGTTGCCCGCGCTGGGCACGGAAGAGGTCGCGCCGGGCACGCGCTTCGAGCGGCCGGTCTTCCTGACCCAGCCGGCCGGCGTCGACGGCCTCTTCATCGTCGAGCAGCCCGGTCAGATCCGCGTCGTGCGCGGCGACGGGAGCGTCGAGACCTTCCTCGATCTGCGCAGCCGGGTCGACTTCGGCGGCGAGCGCGGCCTGCTCGGTCTCGCCTTCCACCCGTCCTACGCCGACAATGGGCGTTTCTTCATCTACTACACGCCCAGCGGCGCGATGCAGAACGTGGTGGCCGAGTACGCTGCCCCCGACGACCGCTTCCGCGCGAGCGACACCGAGGTCGCGCGGCTCATGGTCATCAACGACCCGGAGAGCAACCACAACGGCGGCATGGTGGCCTTCGGCCCGGACGGGCACCTCTACGTGGGCACGGGCGACGGCGGCGGCGGCGGGGACCGGCACGGCCCGACGGGCAACGGCCTGAACCGCGACACGCTGATGGGTAAGATCCTCAGGCTCGACGTCGACGCGGCGCCCGAATACGTCCCGTCCGACAACCCCTTCGTCGGCGGTGGCGGGCTGCCCCAGATCTGGGCCTACGGCCTGCGAAACCCGTGGCGCTTCTCCTTCGACCGCGCGACCGGCGACCTCTACATCGGCGACGTGGGCCAGAACGTCTGGGAGGAGATCGACTTCCAGCCCGCCTCGAGCGCGGGCGGCGAGAACTACGGCTGGCGCGCCTACGAGGGCTTCGAGGTCTTCAACGCGGGCAACACCGATCTCGTCCCCGAGCACGCGGAGCCCGTCCTGGTCTACGCGCACGACGGCGGCGACCCGATCGGCGGCTGCTCCGTGACCGGCGGCTACGTCTACCGCGGCAGCGCCATCCCGGCCCTGCAGGGCTGGTACTTCTTCGGCGACTACTGCAACAACTCGCGCGTGGCGTTCAAGATGTGCGACGGCGCGCCCGCGGGCGTGCAGATCGCGAGCGACCTGAGCTCCGGCCTGAGCAACATCGCGAGCTTCGGCGAGGACGCGGACGGCGAGCTCTACATGATCGGCACGGCCGTCCAGCGCATCGTCGCGCGCTGAGGAGCGCTACTTCTTCTTGGGAGCGAGGATCTTCGCGGCCTCGGGGGGCGGGGGGACCAGCTCGCCCACGCGGGCCTGCTCCTCCTCGCTCCAGCCGCGCTTGATGTTCTTGCCCATCCACTCGACGACCTGGCGCTCGGCGTGCTCCATCGTGCTCGCGGTGCGGAGCGCGGTCTGGAGCGGCTCCTTGCGGCCCGGCGAGTAGTCGGTGAAGAACGTCACGTAGGGCGGGTACGAGCGCTCGTCGCCCTTGTGGGTGTCGATGACCATGTACTTGCGCACCGCCACCTTGGCCTTGGTGGTCTTGCTGAAGACGGCGCGGCGCACGACCTCGGCCGGCTTCTGCTCGATGGGCGCGGCCTTCTCGTCCGGGCTCGAGAGCGGCACGCGGCTCGTGATCTGGGTCATGCCGATGCTCTCGACGTCGACCTTCTTGTCGGTCCGCTCGCGGAGGAAGATCGGGTGGATCATCACCGCGGTCGGCGTCTCCCGGATCGGCTCCCAGCCCTTGTTCTCGGTGTAGCGCAGGCTCATGCGCCGGATGGGCGCGTCCCAGCTGTCCGACGCGAGCAGATCCGAGCAGCGGATCTCCACCACGATCTTGGGCGCGACGAACTTGCTCAGCGTGCCCTCGCGGTTGGCGAGCCGGAAGCGGCTCTCCACCTGCATCGGTGAGAGGCGCTGGAACCAGTCGGCGCGATCTTGCTCGCCGAAGCCGTTGCCGACCGCGCCGAGGAGCTGGAAGGTCCCGTCGTCCCGGAGGAGCGCCACGCTCATCTCGCGGACCTGGTGCACCTCGCCCGTGATGCGCTCGCCGAACGCGATGATCACCGCGTCGAGGGTGAGCGTGCTCTTGATCTTGTAGGTCAGCCCGCGCTCGGAGCGGACGACGAGGCCCTCGAAGCGATCGGAGACGACCCACTCGCGGTAGAGCCGCACCACGTCGGCCGGCTCGCCGACGACCGTCTCCACCACGCTGACCCGCTGGCCGCCGTCGAGCAGCTCCTTCATCCGGGTGACGCGCGCGTCGTAGTCGACGAGGAGCGTGTCCTTGCCGTCGTCCTCGACGAGATCGAAGGCGTGGAACGAGAGCGTCTTCTCGAGCTCGTCCGAGCCGAGCGCGGTCGCCACGTGGTGCACGCGCGCCCGGCCGCTGCCGCTCTCCGGCTCCGCCACCAGCTCGCCCGCGAGGATGACGTCGCCCGCGTCCGCGAGGAGCCTCTCCGCCTCCTTCGCCAGCGGCGTCTCGCGGAGCACGCGCCCGTTGTAGGCGCACAGCGCGACCTCGCCCTCGCGCTTGACCAGGAACCAGAGCTCGCCGTCGAGCTTGGTCGAGATGTGATAGGGGCCTTGCGTGAGCAGGCGCTCGATCTGCTCCGGGTCGATGACGCGGTAGCGCTTGGCGACCTGCCGCTTGTAGATGCGCAGGCGCTTCGCCAGCGACTCGTCCGCCAGCCCCCCGACCGGCGCGCGCTTACCGTCCGCGTAGCCCGACCAGCTCTCCGACCAGAGCATCAGCTCTCCTCCGCTTCGTCTTCGGTGACGCGCTTGATCTCGAGGTTCGACAGGTGGAGGACCAGGCGGTAGCCGTCGCCGTCCACGCGCCCCTCGAGGAAGCCGCGGAAGGGGGTGCCGTTGGTCTGGAAGATGAGCGGCTGCTGGGCCTTCTTGCCGGCGCCGACGTACATCAGCTTGCCTTCCTTCTGGAGCGTCTCGGCGATCTCGTAGAGGAAGTCGAAGGTCAGCCCGTTCACGTGTCGGAGCTGGAGCTTGCGGACGAAGGCGAAGCGGCGGATCACGGTGTCGATCGGCATGAGCCGCCCCGTCCACGGGATCGGCGGCAGCTCCTCGCCCACCGTCGCCTCCACGTCGACGAAGTCGTCGCGGCTCTGCTCGTTGCCCTCGGCGTCGTAGACGACCTTGAGGATCCGCGCGACGTAGAGCACGTTGCCGGCCGGGCCGAGGTAGACGCGCGACGTGTGCGTGAGCCGCCGCCCGACCTGCT includes the following:
- a CDS encoding MFS transporter — its product is MSEAADDDQKLTSYHWKLFLFLGVATFFEGYDHIALSQILPEFRADMGIDEATGGLVVALINVGTVLAYLLVRQADKWGRRRVLTITIAGYTVFTFLTGLAPGVWWFALAQFLARIFLIAEWAISMVYAAEDFPAKHRGLMIGLIQGFSSLGSIACAGLVPILIETPFGWRMVYFVGAIPLVLLAVARRSLKESRRFTEMTAEERAAPKPMMRIWKTPYRKRMLQLALIWALTYVCTATAIMYWKEYASAPAPAYGPHMDAADVGGVITLAAVAAMPLVFAAGKLLDWIGRRWGAAVIFLATSASCVAAYTIAEPGVWLTLAVVGAIFGVSAVLPVLNAYNTELFPTHLRGDAFAWSNNILGRIGYVLAPWAVGSAAKAFGYGPAVAVTAIGPILALILIVWLLPETKGKELEETSRA
- a CDS encoding aldehyde dehydrogenase family protein; the encoded protein is MTDSLRTVSPVDGSIYVERPLASAGELSAALTRAQEGQRAWRDTPREKRAEILNAFVDNVVADKDRLAEELTWQMGRPISQTPGEIAGFEDRARAMIRLGLEELADVQVPEKEGFTRFIRREPLGVVLVLAPWNYPWLTAVNAVAPALMAGNSVLLKHSDQTPLVAERMVEHARSAGIAPGVFDFLHMSHERVAEAVSDPRVDFVAFTGSVPGGHAVQRAASDRFVGVGLELGGKDPGYVRADADPASAAEGLIDGAFFNSGQSCCGIERIYVHEAVYDAFVEKAVSLVEGYRLGDPTQKDTNLGPVVRQNSAEGIRAQIEAAIAAGARPLIDGSRFPVAGEKGDPYLAPQLLVDVTHEMEIMREETFGPVVGVMKVKDDEEAVRLMNDSRYGLTAAIYTKDEGAAAALGDRLETGTVFMNRCDYLDPQLAWVGVKDSGRGCTLSRLGYAYLTRPKSFHLRHG
- a CDS encoding protein phosphatase 2C domain-containing protein gives rise to the protein MDETREVGMGSRFRDDATQQIETLGSPPARPVEGLGAPAIHPDVYGLTDVGKVRDHNEDSFLVAQLERYMRLYQSSRPVDDGTKVKGPPQGWILIVADGMGGHAGGEVASAMTTDALARYAFTLMPWSLPRSRDDSRVLASGFRDAVKKVQQDMREAASSSGRKGMGTTLTMAYVTWPNLFVVHVGDSRMYAMRESRLYQITHDHTLAQQLVESKVMSSEEAEDSEFSNILVNALGGDSEELRVELHHALLFPGDVFLLCSDGLNKHVSDDRIREILGAVAGGETAESAARTLVDDALEDGGTDNVTCVVARF
- a CDS encoding PQQ-dependent sugar dehydrogenase is translated as MSRASILFSCLIALSACDGGGDADAAVPSDSGPRPDVGPLPDGAPRPDSGPGTPDSGLPPDTCDDLTLPALGTEEVAPGTRFERPVFLTQPAGVDGLFIVEQPGQIRVVRGDGSVETFLDLRSRVDFGGERGLLGLAFHPSYADNGRFFIYYTPSGAMQNVVAEYAAPDDRFRASDTEVARLMVINDPESNHNGGMVAFGPDGHLYVGTGDGGGGGDRHGPTGNGLNRDTLMGKILRLDVDAAPEYVPSDNPFVGGGGLPQIWAYGLRNPWRFSFDRATGDLYIGDVGQNVWEEIDFQPASSAGGENYGWRAYEGFEVFNAGNTDLVPEHAEPVLVYAHDGGDPIGGCSVTGGYVYRGSAIPALQGWYFFGDYCNNSRVAFKMCDGAPAGVQIASDLSSGLSNIASFGEDADGELYMIGTAVQRIVAR